TGGGTAATGTGCAGAATGGAGCCGTCTTGGATATTGGTTCGACTGCCAATACGAATACGGTGCATATCGGCTCGAATTGCGCACTGCGGCCAGACGCTGACATCGTCGCCCATAACGAGGTCACCCAATACCACAGCGGATGGGTCGATCATGACCCGGTCGCCCAATTTGGGTGTGTGTCCCTGGTATGACCTAATATTGTCGGGCCCGTTGTAGTTCGTGTTTACCATTTAAACGTTCCTGTCAGCGTTACGCTGGTAACATTGGCACAGAGAGACGGACACATTCAAATTTTGATGAGCCGCTGTGGTTTCATCGAGCTGCTCAAAGAGGGCTAACCCCGCATGACAAACGATGCTACTCCTCAAGCACCAAGGCGACCTCGTTTTATAGCGGGTGCGGTTTGTCCAAGCTGCAAAGCGGTGGATCGTATCGTTGTAGATCTTGAAACGGATGAGCGGTCATGTGTCGACTGCGGCTTTTCCGAAAAGCGTCCGCAGGCCTCTGCCCAAGAGCCGGCAACGCGGGTGACCCGTGGAAGCGCCAGATTGGTCGAAACGACGGCCGAGCCGGTGCGACTTATGACACCAGAGCCTCCCAAAGACTAAATTGTTGTTAACAAATGCACGGTATTTGTCTAACTAACGTGTTTCGGCTGTGAATCCAATCTGACTTCGCTATAATCGCGCCGCTAAAAAGGCGTGGTCCAACCATAGGGGGCGGGACCAGCACAACGCTGTTATGGGGAAGAAAAGATGCTTAACGCACGCGCACTAGCCGCGGCGGCGCTCCTGCCGCTATCCGCGAATGCACAAAACCAAATCAACATGTCGACTGGCGTATCTGATGCAGGCGCAGTTATAACCGAACTCGGTGCAGAAATTTTTGGCCTTCACATGCTGATCTTTTGGATCTGTGTGGTGATTGGTATTGGCGTATTTGGCGTCATGCTGTATTCGATTTACGCGCACCGGAAATCAAAGGGTGTGGAGCCCGCTCAGTTCCATGAGCACACAGGCGTCGAGATCGCGTGGACCGTCGTACCATTCGCCATCTTGATCCTAATGGCCGTTCCAGCGACCTCAACACTTCTTGAAGTCTACGACAACGACGATGCTGAAATGAGCATTCTCATTACGGGCTATCAGTGGAAGTGGCGTTACGAGTATTTGGATGCAGACGGCGAAAACGTCGCGTTCTTCTCAAACCTTGCGACGTCGCAAGAGGAAATCTACAACACCGATGATAAGGGTGAGAACTACCTGCTCGAAGTTGACGAGCCGCTTGTTATTCCCGTCGATACGAAGGTGCGTTTCCTGATCACGGCAAACGATGTCATTCACTCATGGTGGGTGCCAGAGATTGCGGTAAAGCGCGACGCCATTCCCGGCTTCATTAATGAAGCGTGGACTCGTGTCCTTCAAGAGGGTGTTTATCGCGGTCAATGCACGGAATTATGCGGTGCGTATCACGGATTTATGCCCGTTGTTGTGCATGCGGTCAGTCGCGACGAGTTCGATGGTTGGATGGCGGCAAAGCAAGGCGCTGCAGCCGCGGATGCTGCGTTGGCTGCACAAGAGCTGTCTTTTGACGAGCTCTATGCGCGAGGCGAGGACGTTTACAACGCAAGTTGCCTCGCTTGTCACGGTGCCAAAGGTGAAGGCGGCTTGGGGAATGCTATTGCGGGCAGCACCATCGCAACGGGCGGTCTCGATGCGCACCTGAGCGTTATCGTTAACGGTGTTGCGGGTAGCGCTATGCAAGCATTTGGTGCGCAGTTGTCTGAAGTCGATGTGGCCGCTGTCACAACGTACCAGCGAAATGCGTTTGGAAATAATACTGGGGATGTGGTTCAGGCGTCTGACGTCGTGAGCTACAAAGAAGGATAATTGGGGGAAATACAAATGGGCGATCATCACCACGGTCCAGCTAAAGGCCTCTCTCGCTGGCTGTACACAACTAATCACAAAGACATTGGAACGATGTACCTATGGTTCTCGTTCGCAATGTTCCTCCTTGGCGGCGCGTTCGCTATGGTCATTCGCGCAGAGCTCTTCCAGCCAGGCATGCAGCTCGTTGAGCCCGCATTCTTCAACCAGATGACAACGCTCCACGGACTGGTGATGGTATTTGGTGCCATCATGCCGTCGTTCGTCGGTCTTGCTAACTGGCTGATCCCCATGATGATTGGGGCGCCGGATATGGCGCTGCCTCGAATGAACAACTGGAGTTTCTGGATTCTGCCGCCAGCGTTCTTGATGCTTGCGTCTACGCTTCTTATGGAAGGCGGCGCTCCCGCGTTCGGTTGGACGTTCTACGCGCCACTATCAACTACCTACGCGCCACCCTCGGTGACGTTCTTCATCTTTGCGATCCACATTTTGGGTGTTTCATCCATTATGGGTTCAATCAACATCATCGCCACCGTAATGAACATGCGCGCGCCCGGCATGACGTACATGAAGATGCCTTTGTTCGTTTGGACATGGCTGATCACGGCGTTCTTGTTGGTTGCCGTTATGCCCGTTCTGGCGGGTGCGGTGACCATGATGCTCATGGATATCCACTTTGGTACGAGCTTCTTCTCTGCCGCAGGTGGTGGTGACCCCGTTTTGTTCCAGCATATTTTTTGGTTCTTTGGGCACCCTGAGGTTTACATCATTATCCTCCCCGCTTTCGGCGTGATCTCTCAGATCATTCCCGCATTCTCACGAAAGCCCCTGTTTGGCTACGCGTCGATGGTTTATGCGACGGCGGCGATCGCGTTCTTGTCGTTCATCGTTTGGGCGCACCACATGTATACCGTGGGCATGCCTGTAGCCGGTGAGCTCTTCTTTATGTACGCCACGATGCTCATTGCTGTTCCCACAGGTGTGAAGGTGTTCAACTGGGTAACCACCATGTGGCGCGGTGCCATGACGTTTGAAACGCCCATGCTGTTCTCAATCGGCTTCTTGGTGTTGTTTACCATTGGCGGCTTTACCGGGCTTATGCTTTCAATTGCTCCGGCTGACTTCCAGTACCACGACACGTACTTTGTAGTCGCGCACTTCCACTATGTCATGGTGGCAGGAGCGGTATTCTCTATGACCGCTGCGATCTACTTCTGGTTACCAAAGTGGACCGGCCGTATGTACAACGAGACCATGGGTAAGGTGCACTTCTGGGTATCGTTCATTGGGTTTAACGTGACGTTCTTCCCGCAGCACTTTGTCGGTCTGGCGGGTATGCCACGACGAATTCCCGACTACGCACTGCAGTTTGCTGACTTCAACATGATGTCATCGATCGGTGCCTTTATTTACGGTGCGTCGCAGCTGTTGTTCCTTTACAACGTGATTGCCGCGATCGTAGCGGGTAAGCGTGTCTCCGATGAGAAAGTTTGGGATGGTGCTGAAGGCCTTGAGTGGACACTGCCCTCACCACCGCCGTACCACACTTTCGAGACACCACCGAAAATTGAAGAGCAGCCTGCTCACTAAGGTTAGGGCGTGCGACTCAGCCAAGACCCAACGACAGACACGGTAGCCAAACTCGGCGCCGTGGCTGTTGCCATGTTCGCTTTTGTATTTGTGGTGATGGTGCCGCTGTACAACGTGTTATGCGACGCTTTGGGTATTAACGGCAAAACCTCGTCAGAAGCTTACACAGCGGTTGTCGCGCAGGTAGATGAGTCGCGCTCCATTAAAGTGCAATTCGTGGCGACGAATAACGATGGCATGCCCTGGGCGTTCTCGCCTGACGTAACCGAAATGGTTGTGCATCCTGGTGCCGCCAACGATACGGTATTTTTTGCGGCAAACCCAACGGCGCAATCGATGATCGCGCAGGCCATTCCCAGTGTTTCGCCATCGCGAGCCGCTGAATATTTTCACAAGACCGAGTGCTTTTGTTTCGAGCAGCAGCCTTTGGATGGCAACAGCGAGGCTGAAATGCCTTTGCAGTTTATTGTCGACCAAGACCTACCGGCTGATATCAGAACGATCACACTGTCTTACACATTGTTCGATGTGACAGCGCTAATGCGCGACAACGTCGCTTCGAGATAAACTAAAGGGGGCCCCGGGGGATGGGGTATAACGGAGAAAAACATGTCTAGCGCCCAACCAACAACAGAGTACGAAAAGTACTACGTACCTGAGAGTTCTAGCCTTGCGGTTAGAGCAACCATCGGCCTTGTGTTGACCGTCTTTGGTGGAGGTCTTGTCTTAAATGAGATGACTTTCGGTGGAACACACGACACCGGTGGTACAGCAAAGTACGTCTTGTTCGCGGGTCTTGCGATGTTCATCGCAACGCTCACTTACTGGTTCCGCACAGCGATTACGGAAAACAAAGCGGGCATGAATAGCGCCCAGCTTAGCCAAAGTTACGTGCTGGGCATGTTCTGGTTCATTTTCTCAGAGGTGATGTTCTTCGCGGCCTTCTTCGGCACGTTACTTTATGTTCGCTGGCTTGCCGGCCCTTGGCTTGCAGGTGAAGGTGAAGGCGGTCGAATGAACTTCTTGTTGTGGGAAGGTTTTGAGTACACGTGGCCACCGGTTGCTACACCTCAGGAGGTGGTGGGTGGTGCGCTTAGTCAACCTATCGCCAACAACGGTGAGTTTGTGTCTCAAGAGACATCGATGTCATTTGCAGATGCACACCACTGGTATGCATGGTTGCCACTGTGGAATACCATTATTCTGCTTACTTCCAGTGTGACCTGCGAATTTGCGCACCGCGGCTTGTCGGCGGGCAATATCAAGAAGTTTGAAGCATGGCTTGCTGTCACGGTTGGCTTAGCAATCATCTTCTTGTTTTTGCAGGCAGCAGAATACTACGAGGCCTATGAGCTCTTCGGTCTGACGCTCAACTCGGGTATTTACGGTTCAACCTTCTTCATGCTGACGGGCTTCCACGGCTTCCACGTCGCGATGGGTATGACCATGTTGTTGATTCAGCTTATTCGCTCTGTTCGTAACAAGCACATGACACCAACAGACCACTTTGGTTTTTCCGCGTCTAGCTGGTACTGGCACTTTGTCGATGTGGTTTGGGTATTCCTCTTTATCTTCGTTTACATTATCTGAAGTCAAAGTGGCGAATTGGAAAGGGGCGGGTTTATCCCGCCTTTTTTTTACTCTGTAGATTCAGCTGAGGGGCGGTTATCCCAAGGGCTTTGGTGGCCCAATTGACCAGTTGCGACGCCGTACACAATAAGCGCCATGAGTGTGCCGGCAATGCTGACGCGGACACGAAGCGAGTTTACGAGTCGCGTTTTCTTTACATCACCCCGGTCGATCATCAAGTAATAGAGACCGAACCCCAAGGTAACGACCAAGGCGATCATGAGTAAGACAATCAATCCTTTAAGCATGCAAAATCCTTACACTAGGCGCCGGTCTCTACCTCAGTGTGAGGTGAAACGTATGCGCCAAAATGAGCGTGGAGTGTAACCAAACCAAGATGAACTTGCGCGTCGAACTTGACTGGCGAACAACATTAGCCACGGTTTTATTGTTTCCCACCTTAGTCAGCCTGGGTTTCTGGCAGCTCGAGCGTGGTGACGAGAAGGCGGGGTTGATTACGCGTTTGGAAGAGCGCCGGCTTGAGCCGCCTATGTCATTACCCGCGGCGTTGCGATTGCCAACGGATGATCTTGCAGACCGCCAAGTTACGTTTACGGGCAGTTTTAACGCCCAGGACTTTGTTCTACTTGATAATCGACTACGAGATGGTCGTTTTGGCTACGAAGTTGTTGCCTTTGTGTCAGCCGATGCGTTGGTAGTGCCCCTCAATCTTGGCTGGATCGAAGGTGATCGATCTAGGATGACAACGCCGTCGCCCGAATTGCCCGACGGTGAGCACACCGTGCGCGGACGGATTTATCAACCCGCAGGCGATGCCTTTCTATTGGGTGAGAATAAGTTTCCTGAGGGTCGTCCCGCCATTGTGCAGCAGCTCACGCTTTCCAGTTGGGCTGAGCCGATGCGCGCAGCGTTTGAGCGTCCGGTTTTTCCCTATGAAATACGCCTCCTGCCGGCTGAGCCGACGGCTTTTAGAGCAGAATGGGCCGTAGTTAATCAAACACCTGCGAAACATCGGGGTTATGCCGTGCAATGGTTTACTATGGCACTGGCTCTGGGATTGGCCTTTATTTTTCGAAGCAGCAACCTCGCAGCGTGGCTGCGCCATCGACTCGTGAGTAACGGCTCCTAGGCCGTATTGGGGGATATAACGTGACCGAAACTAGCAACCAAAGCGGAGGGCGCGCCATTTTATTGCTCATCGCGGGCCTACCTGTGACGATGATTTTGGCGTCAACCTGGCTTTGGTACTTCGTAGAGCGAGGCGATGTCGACATTATCGGTGCGCTGGGTACAGCCAACAGCGGTGAGTTGTTAGCGGAGCCGATTAATATTCGCGCGCTCGAATTTGAGGCGACCGATGGTTCAACCGTAGGCTTATCCAGCATCGAGCCTAAGTGGACGATGTTGTTGGTTAATGACGGCGCCACCTGTGATACCGCTTGCAATGAATTGCTTTACATTACTCGCCAAATTCGCATCGCTATTGGGCGCGACTATCAGCGTACGCAACGCCTACTTATTGTTGATACCCCAATCGATCTGATTCAATCCAACGATGATGGCGGTGATACTGAGGGCCGAAGTGGTGACATGACGCCCTTGATGCCACAACTCAAACGCGACCATGTCGATCTCAATGTATGGCGCCGCGAAGATCAGGCCGTGCTTCCCGAGGGTCAGTCAGAGCCAAGCGCTTGGTACCTTGTTGATCCATCGGGTTGGGTCATGATGCGCTACACCGCCGACGTCAATTACAAAGATGTCATTGGCGATATTAAGTTCTTATTAAAGAACTCGGGGGGTTGATCATGAGCGATACATTGATGGCTCGATGGCCAGACTTTTTAGAACTCACAAAGCCCCGTGTCGTGGCGCTCATGCTGATTACAGCCTTAATTGGAATGTGCATGGCAGTGCCCGGATTTGTTCCCTGGGAGCCGCTCATCTTGGGCAATATAGGTATCGGCTTGTGTGCGGGAGCGGCCGCTGCGATTAACCACGTTGTTGATGAGCGTATCGATCAAAAGATGTCTCGGACCACCAACCGCCCGGTTGCTACAGGCCGGGTTAGTCAAACCGAGGCTCTGGTATTTGCCGCACTCTTGGCGCTTTTGGGCGCAGCCTTGTTGGCTTGGACTATTAATGTATTAACCGCCATTCTCACGGTTGCAAGTTTGGTTGGCTATGCGTTTATCTACACCATGTTTTTAAAGCGCGCTACACCCCAGAACATTGTTATTGGCGGCCTCGCCGGTGCGGCGCCGCCCCTTCTGGGCTGGACTGCTGTGACGGGTGAGGTTCACGCGCACGGCTTGCTGCTCGTCTTGATTATTTTTGCTTGGA
The Candidatus Paraluminiphilus aquimaris genome window above contains:
- a CDS encoding YheV family putative metal-binding protein — its product is MTNDATPQAPRRPRFIAGAVCPSCKAVDRIVVDLETDERSCVDCGFSEKRPQASAQEPATRVTRGSARLVETTAEPVRLMTPEPPKD
- the coxB gene encoding cytochrome c oxidase subunit II gives rise to the protein MLNARALAAAALLPLSANAQNQINMSTGVSDAGAVITELGAEIFGLHMLIFWICVVIGIGVFGVMLYSIYAHRKSKGVEPAQFHEHTGVEIAWTVVPFAILILMAVPATSTLLEVYDNDDAEMSILITGYQWKWRYEYLDADGENVAFFSNLATSQEEIYNTDDKGENYLLEVDEPLVIPVDTKVRFLITANDVIHSWWVPEIAVKRDAIPGFINEAWTRVLQEGVYRGQCTELCGAYHGFMPVVVHAVSRDEFDGWMAAKQGAAAADAALAAQELSFDELYARGEDVYNASCLACHGAKGEGGLGNAIAGSTIATGGLDAHLSVIVNGVAGSAMQAFGAQLSEVDVAAVTTYQRNAFGNNTGDVVQASDVVSYKEG
- the ctaD gene encoding cytochrome c oxidase subunit I, which produces MGDHHHGPAKGLSRWLYTTNHKDIGTMYLWFSFAMFLLGGAFAMVIRAELFQPGMQLVEPAFFNQMTTLHGLVMVFGAIMPSFVGLANWLIPMMIGAPDMALPRMNNWSFWILPPAFLMLASTLLMEGGAPAFGWTFYAPLSTTYAPPSVTFFIFAIHILGVSSIMGSINIIATVMNMRAPGMTYMKMPLFVWTWLITAFLLVAVMPVLAGAVTMMLMDIHFGTSFFSAAGGGDPVLFQHIFWFFGHPEVYIIILPAFGVISQIIPAFSRKPLFGYASMVYATAAIAFLSFIVWAHHMYTVGMPVAGELFFMYATMLIAVPTGVKVFNWVTTMWRGAMTFETPMLFSIGFLVLFTIGGFTGLMLSIAPADFQYHDTYFVVAHFHYVMVAGAVFSMTAAIYFWLPKWTGRMYNETMGKVHFWVSFIGFNVTFFPQHFVGLAGMPRRIPDYALQFADFNMMSSIGAFIYGASQLLFLYNVIAAIVAGKRVSDEKVWDGAEGLEWTLPSPPPYHTFETPPKIEEQPAH
- a CDS encoding cytochrome c oxidase assembly protein; the protein is MRLSQDPTTDTVAKLGAVAVAMFAFVFVVMVPLYNVLCDALGINGKTSSEAYTAVVAQVDESRSIKVQFVATNNDGMPWAFSPDVTEMVVHPGAANDTVFFAANPTAQSMIAQAIPSVSPSRAAEYFHKTECFCFEQQPLDGNSEAEMPLQFIVDQDLPADIRTITLSYTLFDVTALMRDNVASR
- a CDS encoding cytochrome c oxidase subunit 3 codes for the protein MSSAQPTTEYEKYYVPESSSLAVRATIGLVLTVFGGGLVLNEMTFGGTHDTGGTAKYVLFAGLAMFIATLTYWFRTAITENKAGMNSAQLSQSYVLGMFWFIFSEVMFFAAFFGTLLYVRWLAGPWLAGEGEGGRMNFLLWEGFEYTWPPVATPQEVVGGALSQPIANNGEFVSQETSMSFADAHHWYAWLPLWNTIILLTSSVTCEFAHRGLSAGNIKKFEAWLAVTVGLAIIFLFLQAAEYYEAYELFGLTLNSGIYGSTFFMLTGFHGFHVAMGMTMLLIQLIRSVRNKHMTPTDHFGFSASSWYWHFVDVVWVFLFIFVYII
- a CDS encoding DUF2909 domain-containing protein, which encodes MLKGLIVLLMIALVVTLGFGLYYLMIDRGDVKKTRLVNSLRVRVSIAGTLMALIVYGVATGQLGHQSPWDNRPSAESTE
- a CDS encoding SURF1 family protein, with the protein product MNLRVELDWRTTLATVLLFPTLVSLGFWQLERGDEKAGLITRLEERRLEPPMSLPAALRLPTDDLADRQVTFTGSFNAQDFVLLDNRLRDGRFGYEVVAFVSADALVVPLNLGWIEGDRSRMTTPSPELPDGEHTVRGRIYQPAGDAFLLGENKFPEGRPAIVQQLTLSSWAEPMRAAFERPVFPYEIRLLPAEPTAFRAEWAVVNQTPAKHRGYAVQWFTMALALGLAFIFRSSNLAAWLRHRLVSNGS
- the cyoE gene encoding heme o synthase; protein product: MSDTLMARWPDFLELTKPRVVALMLITALIGMCMAVPGFVPWEPLILGNIGIGLCAGAAAAINHVVDERIDQKMSRTTNRPVATGRVSQTEALVFAALLALLGAALLAWTINVLTAILTVASLVGYAFIYTMFLKRATPQNIVIGGLAGAAPPLLGWTAVTGEVHAHGLLLVLIIFAWTPPHFWALAIHRKEEYAAVGIPMLPVTHGNRFTALHILLYTILMFLITLLPYATLLSGWIYLVSAVVLGVIFLYWSIEILREKNPKAPMETFKYSINYLLLLFVAMLADHWILGAPA